In Ciconia boyciana chromosome 3, ASM3463844v1, whole genome shotgun sequence, a genomic segment contains:
- the HS3ST5 gene encoding heparan sulfate glucosamine 3-O-sulfotransferase 5: protein MLFKQQALLRQKLFVLGSLAIGSLLYLVARVGSLDRLQPLCPIDGRFGPRSQDEIPLRALQFKRGLLHEFRKGNATKEQIRLHNLVQQLPKAIIIGVRKGGTRALLEMLNLHPAVVKASQEIHFFDNDENYAKGTEWYRKKMPFSYPHQITIEKSPAYFITEEVPERIYKMNSSIKLLIIVREPTTRAISDYTQVLEGKERKNKTYYKFEKLAIDPNTCEVNTKYKAVRTSIYTKHLERWLKYFPIEQFHIVDGDRLITEPLPELQLVEKFLNLPPRISQYNLYFNATRGFYCLRFNIVFNKCLAGSKGRIHPEVDTSVITKLRKFFHPFNQKFYQITGRTFNWP, encoded by the exons ATGCTATTCAAACAGCAGGCGTTGCTGAGACAGAAGCTCTTTGTGCTAGGCAGCCTTGCTATTGGAAGTCTCCTATATCTAGTTGCCAGAGTTGGGAGCTTGGATAG actgcagcccctctgccccattGATGGTCGATTTGGACCCCGCAGCCAGGACGAAATCCCGCTGCGAGCTCTGCAGTTCAAGCGAGGGCTGCTTCACGAGTTCCGAAAGGGCAATGCCACCAAGGAACAAATACGACTGCACAATCTGGTTCAGCAGCTTCCCAAGGCCATTATCATTGGGGTGCGGAAAGGAGGCACCCGAGCACTGCTGGAGATGTTGAACCTTCACCCCGCAGTGGTCAAAGCTTCTCAAGAGATTCACTTCTTTGACAATGATGAGAACTATGCCAAGGGGACTGAGTGGTACcggaaaaaaatgcctttttcttacCCTCATCAAATAACAATTGAGAAAAGCCCTGCATATTTTATCACTGAGGAAGTACCTGAAAGGATTTACAAAATGAACTCATCTATCAAATTATTGATCATTGTCAGGGAACCTACCACAAGAGCTATTTCTGATTACACTCAGGTGCTGGAAGgtaaggaaaggaagaacaaaactTACTACAAATTTGAGAAGCTGGCTATTGATCCTAATACCTGCGAAGTGAACACTAAGTATAAGGCGGTGAGAACCAGCATCTACACAAAACATCTGGAGAGATGGTTAAAATACTTCCCAATCGAGCAGTTTCATATTGTAGATGGAGACCGGCTCATCACAGAACCACTGCCAGAACTCCAGCTGGTCGAGAAGTTCCTAAATCTTCCTCCGAGGATAAGTCAGTACAATTTATACTTCAACGCCACCAGAGGGTTTTACTGCTTGCGATTTAACATTGTCTTTAACAAGTGCCTGGCGGGTAGCAAGGGACGCATCCATCCAGAGGTGGACACCTCTGTCATTACCAAATTGCGCAAGTTCTTTCATCCTTTTAATCAAAAATTTTACCAGATCACTGGGAGGACATTTAACTGGCCCTAA